The sequence GGTTCGGATCTCGCTGCCGGACCCGGAGACCCGCGACTCGCCGCTGCTCGTCGACGACGTCGTCGACGCGCCGATCGATCCGGATCCCCTCTTCCGGCGGATCAATACCCTTCTCGTTCGGCGTAACCAGTCGGCGGAACTGCGCCGCTACATCACCCGCCTCGAGGAGTCCAACAAATCGCTCGAGCAGTTCGCCTACGCCGCCAGCCACGACCTGCAGGAGCCCCTGCGGATGGTCTCGAGTTACCTCAAGTTGATCGAGGCTCGGTACGGCGACGACCTCGACGGCGACGCCACCGAGTTCCTCGAGTTCGCCGTCGACGGCGCCGATCGCATGCGCAGCATGATCGACGCCCTCCTCGAGTACTCCCGAGTCGACAGCGAGGGGAACCCGCTGGAGCCGACGGATCTGGACGCCCTCCTCGAGGAGGCGCTCGCGGACCTCCAGGTGAAGATCGACGAGCGCGACGCCCGCATTACGGCCGAAGCGCTCCCCCGCGTCTCCGGCGATCCAGACCAGCTCCGACAGGTGTTCCAAAACCTGCTGTCGAACGCGATCGAGTTCAGCGGCGACAAGCCGCCGCAGATCCACATCAGGGCGGAACGCGACGGGACGGAGTGGCGGGTGGCCGTCGAGGACGACGGGATCGGGATCGAACCGGACGATCAGGAGCGGATCTTCGACGTGTTTCAGCGCCTGCACAGCCACGAGGAGTACGAGGGAACCGGGATCGGACTGGCGCTCTGTCAGCGGATCGTCGACCGCCACGACGGGCGCATCTGGGTCGAGTCCGAACCGGGAACGGGAGCGAC comes from Haloterrigena salifodinae and encodes:
- a CDS encoding sensor histidine kinase, translated to MKPSEGTIQLLIGERGNRAAVRELLGDQYEVITDRSVSDADLYLVDDRTFPEYHAALRERVESNDPVFCPVVLIRRRDSTVRISLPDPETRDSPLLVDDVVDAPIDPDPLFRRINTLLVRRNQSAELRRYITRLEESNKSLEQFAYAASHDLQEPLRMVSSYLKLIEARYGDDLDGDATEFLEFAVDGADRMRSMIDALLEYSRVDSEGNPLEPTDLDALLEEALADLQVKIDERDARITAEALPRVSGDPDQLRQVFQNLLSNAIEFSGDKPPQIHIRAERDGTEWRVAVEDDGIGIEPDDQERIFDVFQRLHSHEEYEGTGIGLALCQRIVDRHDGRIWVESEPGTGATFTFTLPAVVADR